One Salvelinus alpinus chromosome 9, SLU_Salpinus.1, whole genome shotgun sequence genomic window, acacacacacacacacacactcttacggAAATCTACATTACCAAGAATTCACAGCCTCTggttcccagtctctctttctaATAAGGACACAGATGCCACACTACTGGCATCAGATGTCTCACAACTCCTAAACCATCAACAGCCATATGTTCTGCAGACTCCCCGTGGCTGTTTTTGCTCATCAAACAACCTTATAGACTTCTGCATCTCATAACCAACAACAAGGTCAATAGAAGCTGACAGTTGACTCTACACACCATACCAAGGTCCTTGGCTGATTATCTTTGAACTCATGtttagggcacacacacacacacacacacacacacacgcacacgcacacgcacaccacacacacacacacacggactgaTTCAGAGAATAGTGACCTTCCCAAAGGGCTCTATAGAAACATGTTCATGTTCacagccctcacacacacactgaactcttTTCCCCTCTACTCCCTTTACGACTGAGACCAACTTTTGTTTGAAGATGACGTGGGGTTCTCTTTGAACACGGAGAACAAAAACTAGAAAGATGTAGTCTTCAAGGGACTTTTATGTACATTATTTCCTTTTTTGCTTGATGTTGTCTTTTACTGTAGCAGGGCGTTACATAGTAAAGCCACGGTTAATTGAAGGACAGCGATTGGAGGTTGTACTGAAATCACATAATGGAGGAATCAATTAGTCTATTCTGGGGAGGGGTGTGTCCATGTCCAGGAGGGGTAGATCATCTGATATGTCCCGTACAGTCAACACAAGTAGAAAACTTGACAACTACGTTACAACCAATTGTATTGCAATGACTATACACTGATGACCATCCTGTCCAATCATCCTCACATCCCCACTACACAGACGCTGTACAGTATACATAGTTGTCATATTTACTTTTATCTGTAGACTTGGACTGGCTGCCTGCAACGGTGGTCATGTCAGATGGTAGACCTACGTACACCCCGCCATAGTTCCTGAGGGAGTAGGAAAAAGGGTCAAAGGTCACATCAAAAGGCACATGACTAAGCCTATGTACTTTGGCAGACTCCCACCAAACAACAGGGCATCCTGTGAGTTagcactgcagtgtgtgtgtgtgtgtgtgtgtgtgtgtgtgtgtgtgtgtgtgtgtgtacagtatgtaaccAAAACACATTAGGGAAGCAGCAGTCCAGGGGACTACTCTAATCCAACCATCTAATGACTGTAAGAACACACATggtttgaattgtgtttgggagcAGGAGGAAAACAGTGAGGAGTAAGACGAGAGGACAAGCACTTACCTTCTTTTCTCATCGTCTGGTGAGGACTCATCTGTCCTGATTGAGACAAGAATCACAGATCAGCTCACAGGACTTGATACAATGCTCAGTGCTCAAACatattgtacagtcgtggccaaaagttttgagaatgacacaaatattaatttccagtttgctgcttcagtggctttagatatttttgtcagatgttactatggaatactgaagtataattacaagcatttcataagtgtcaaaggcttttattgacaagtacatgaagttgatgcaaagagtcaatatttgcagtgttgacccttctttttcaatacctctgcaatccgccctggcatgctgtcaattaacttctgggccacatcctgactgatggcagcccattcttgcataatcaatgcttggagtttgtcagaatttgtgggtttttgtttgtccacccgcctcttgaggattgaccacaagttctcaatgggattaaggtctggggagtttcctggccatggacccaaaatatcgatgttttgttccccgagccacttagttatcacttttgccttatggcaaggtgctccatcatgctggaaaaggcattgttcgtcaccaaactgttcctggatggttgggagaagttgctctcggaggatgtgttggtaccattctttatgcatggctgtgttcttaggcaaaattgtgagtgagcccactcccttggctgagaagcaaccccacacatgaatggtctcaggatgctttactgttggcatgacacaggactgatggtaccttgtcttctccggacaagcttttttccggatgccccaaacaatcggaaagggtaattcatcagagaaaatgactttaccccagtcctcagcagtccaatccctgtaccttttgcagaatatcagtctgtccctgatgtttttcctggagagaagtggcttcttttctgcccttcttgacaccaagccatcctccaaaagtcttcgcctcactgtgcgtgcagatgcactcacacctgcctgctgccattcctgagcaagctctgtactggtggtgccccgatcccgcagctgaatcaactttaggagacgtgctggcgcttgctggactttcttgggcgccctgaagccttcttcacaacaattgaaccgctctccttgaagttcttgatgatccgataaattattgatttaggtgcaatcttactggcagcaatatccttgcatgTGAAGTCCTTTTTGTGCAAatcaatgatgatggcacgtgtttccttgcaggtaaccatggttgacagaggaagaacaatgattccaagcaccaccctccttttgaaacttccagtctgttattcgaagtcaatcagcatgacagagtgatctccagccttgtccttgtcaacactcacacctgtgttaatgagaaaatcactgacatgatgtcagctgttccttttgtggcagggctgaaatgcagtggaaatgttttatggggattcagttcatttgcatggcaaagaaggactttgcaattaattgcaattcatctgatcactcttcataacattctggagtatatgcaaattgccatcatacaaactgaggcagcagactttgtgaaaatgtatatttgtgtcattctcaaaacttttggccacgactgtacataacaCCCAACATGACACAAACAAATGATTGATATATAGTTGACCTGGATGACTTGGTTATGAGCTGGGCAAGACTTGGTATGGCACTGTGAGGGCACTGATCAAAAGGGAATCAACAATGTGGATGGTTTCCTACCTACAATGAATGTAGGTTAAATGGTTAGTGGACTATGTCATGTACATTGTCACATTTACCTTTCTTCTCTGTCCATAGAAGAGGCATGAAAAAATAAGTGTATACATGAACTGccagtaaaagtgtgtgtgtgtgtgtgtgtgtgtgtgtgtgtgtgtgtgtgtgtgtgtgtgtgtgtgtgtgtgtgtgtgtgtgtgtgtgtgtgtgtgtgtgtgtgtgtgtgtgtgtgtgtgtgtgtgtagcaggacTAGAGGTGTATTGTGTTGCAGTGCTGAACCCTGGGGAGCTGTGTGACTGACTGGCCGTGGTTGGCAGTGTGCTGCTGTCAATCCCCATTGGTCCTGGATTAAGCACTGTAGCTGCTCAGATGTTTATCAGaaagcacacacaccacacgcacacacacacacaaattgatTCAAGAAAATGTTTTGGAAATGGGTGCCTGCTCTCCCTTCCCACGCCATGATGATGGAGGTGGCTCACCGTGCCTAGTGAAGACGTATGTTCCCTTTATAACATAATTCATGCAATTTGCCTTGAATGGAAAATTACTGTTCCTTCGATTTACTGAACAGGGCTAATTCATTGTAATAGCAGATCTGGAACATGTATTAATTTCTCTACACATTAATATTCTATAGGCAAAATATTTGAAGGGCTTGATACAAAAGACTGAACATTTAATTTGATTACATGACAGTAGGCGTTTTGAGGTCTTGCAATGTAATATCCATAAGACCAGTGTAATAGCCCATTTTGAACTTAGTCAGATTACATTTCTCTATATCTTTCTCTACCATTACTAATACTAAATCAGTGTTTCTAATGATAACCGAATAGGTTTATGCCATACAGGAAAACTCATGCTttttattagaggtcgaccgattaatcgaaatggccgattaattagggccgatttcaagttttcataacaatcggaaatcggtatttttggacactgatttggccgatttttttatttatttatttttacaccattatttaactaggcaagtaagttaagaacacattcttattttcaatgacggcctaggaacggtgggttaactgccttgttcaggggcagaacgacagatttttaccttgtcagctcggggattcaatcttgcaaccttacggttaactagtccaacgctctaaccacctgctttacattgcactccacgaggagcctgcctgttacgcgaatgcagtaagaagccaaggtaagttgctagctagcattaaacttatcttataaaaaacaatcaatcaatcataatcactagttaactacacatggttgatgatattactagtttatctagcgtgtcctgcgttgcatataatcgatgcggtgcgcattcgcgaagcaggactgtcgttgctccaacgtgtacctaaccataaacatcaatgcctttcttaaaatcaatacacggaagtatatatttttaaacctgcatatttagctaaaataaatccaggttagcaggcaatattaaccaggtgaaattgtgtcacttctcttgctttcattgcacgcagagtcagggtatatgcaacagtttgggccgcctggctcgttgcgaactaatttgccagaattttatgacataacattgaaggttgtgcaatgtaacaggaatatttagacttatggatgccacccgttagataaaatatggaacggttccgtatttcactgaaagaataaacgttttgttttcgaattatagtttccggattcgaccatattaatgaccaaaggctcgtatttctgtgtgttattatgttataattaagtctgatttgatagagcagtctgactgagcgatggtaggcaccagcaggctcgtaagcattcattcaaacagcacttttgtgcgttttgccagcagctcttcgcaatgcttcaagcattgagctgtttatgacttcaagcctatcaactcccgagattaggctggtgtaaccgatgtgaaatggctagctagttagcggcgtgcgcgctaatagcgtttcaaacgtcactcgctctgagacttggagtagttgttccccttgctctgcatgggtaacgctgcttcgagggtggctgttgttgatgtgttcctggttcgagcccaggtaggagcgaggagagggacggaagctatactgttacactggcaatactaaagtgcctataagaacatccaatagtcaaaggtatatgaaatacaaatcatatagagagaaatagtcctataattcttCTAACAACTACAAACTAAAACTTCTTAgtttgggaatattgaagactcatgttaaaaggaaccaccagctttcatatgttctcatgttctgagcaaggaacttaaatgttagctttcttacatggcacatattgcacttttactttcttctccaacactttgtttttgcattatttaaaccaaattgaacatgtttcattatttatttgaggctaaattgattttattgatgtattatattaaagttaaaataagtgttcattcagtattgttgtaattgtcattattacaaacacatttaaaaaaatcgtccgattaatcggtatcggctttttttggtcctccaataaatcggtatcggtatcggcgttgaaaaatcctaatcggtcgacctctactttgtATCCCTCCCTCCCAGGAAGGCAATACCTAGTCTATGAAACCGTGATCTATGAGACGGTTGCTGTACTTACAAATCTTTGGAGGTTTCTGCAGGTCCTGTGAACACAaggaagagaaaaagaaaatCATTACACAATTCTCATGATTTTGTTCTGGATGGTACATAACGTGTGGATTACAATAGAAATGTACATTTTACCCAGtaagtggggaggagggggggggggtgatttgaGGTGGTCTTGTCTCACAGCAAAAGACCACTCCACACCCATCACATCAAGCCCACCATTACTTATCCATTGACAGTGTCTGTCGCTCCTCTTTGTACTCTGTCTGGTTTATTTATAGGGATGCAGTGCATTACATGCAGAAACATCAAACATGACAAACTCTGTCTTTGAatcattattacaaaaaacattttatttttattttattttttataataaaaaaaatggaaagaaagaaaacaacccaactaagtgaccAAATGCCTGCAACCCAGCGGTTGTGTCAaacaaacaacccagcagttgggtcaaatAAACAACCCAGCGGTTGGGTCAAACAAACAACCCAGCGGTTGGGTCAaacaaacaacccagcagttgggtcaaatAAACAACCCAGCGGTTGGGTCAAATAAACAACCCAGCGGTTGGGTCAAATAAACAACCCAGCggttgggtcaaccaaacaacccagcggttgggtcaaccaaacaacccagcggttgggtcaaccaaacaacccagcggTTGGGTCAACCAAACATCCCAGCggttgggtcaaccaaacaacccaacggttgggtcaaccaaacaacccaacggttgggtcaaccaaacaacccagcggttgggtcaaccaaacaacccagcggttgggtcaaccaaacaacccagcggttgggtcaaccaaacaacccagcggTTGGGTCAACCAAACATCCCAACggttgggtcaaccaaacaacccaacggttgggtcaaccaaacaacccaacggttgggtcaaccaaacaacccaacggttgggtcaaccaaacaacccagcggttgggtcaaccaaacaacccagcggttgggtcaaccaaacaacccagcggttgggtcaaccaaacaacccagcggttgggtcaaccaaacaacccaacggttgggtcaaccaaacaacccagcggttgggtcaaccaaacaacccaacaACTCGTTGAAGATGTTACAGAAGTCAATGAGGTACAGCTTAATGACCaccacttcaaatcaaattttatttgtcacatgcgccgaatacaacaggtgtaggtagaccttaccgtgaaatgcttacttacaagcccgtaaccaacaatgcagttcaagaaatagagttaagaaaatatttactaaataaacaaaagtaaaaaattaaataaaaatgaacaataaaataacaataacaaggctatatacagggggtaccggtaccgagtcaatgtgcgggggacaGGTAAAGGTCAACTGTAAAGGCTCCTGGAATTGCCTGGTCAAAAGGACAGAAAGAGCGCTGAGGGTGATGTGGGCTGACTGGGCTCTTAGTGCGTCCTGTAATTTGACAGAGTAGTTATTGGCGGATTTCGAGTGGCACTCCAGAGCTCTCCTGGGTAGACTGTATGGACGCCTGACCCTAATCACCAACTTCACTCTGAGAGGGGCCTTGACATAGATGTGTAGGTAGGCCATGTAGGGCAGAGATAAGTAGTGGAGACAGGTAGAGGTCACAACGCAGCTAGGACTGcctctgagagagaggagggcgagaTATGGGTGGACGGGctcagaggaagagaagggatagagagagttggacaggctctgagggaggagggataaggagggatggatggacctGGATGGATGTCAGATATATTTTCCTCTGTATTATGGAGGTTGTCAGAGAAATGTAGAGATCACAACAAAGCCAGCATTGGCTCTGGGGgacaggagagatagagagggcagGACCTTAGAGAGGATTGGACCTTGATGGATGTCATGTATACTCTGTATCAAAGACGGCTAACCTTGATCAGCAAGGGTCAAATGGATTAACAGCCTGCAGTGGACTTAGCTTATGTCAGGTAGATAGTGTCATGTAGCTATGGTCATACATCATCTAGCTtaataaactcagaaaaaaaagaaacgtccctttttcaggaccctgtctttcaaagataattcgtaaaaatccaaataacttcacagatcttcattgtaaagggtttaaacactgtttcccatgcttgttcaatgaacaataaacaatgaatgaacatgcacctgtggaacggtcgttaagacactaacagcttacagacggtaggcaattaaggtcacagttatgaaaacttaggacactaaagaggcctttctaatcaCTCTGAAAAaacccaaaagaaagatgcccagggtagggtccctgctcatctgtgtgaacgtgccttaggcatgctgcaaggaggcatgaggactgcagatgtggccagggcaataaattgcaatatccgtactgtgagacgcctaagacagtgctacagggagacaggacggaaagCTGATCATCctggcagtggcagaccacgtgtaacaacacctgcacaggatcagtacatccaatACACCACacatgcgggacaggtacaggatggcaacaacaactgcctgagttacaccctgcctttctaaggtcttcgaaagccaagttaacaaacagatcaccgaccatttcgaatcccccgtaccttctccgctatgcaatctggtttctgagctggtcatgggtgcacctcaaacacgctcaaggtcctaaacgatatcataacctccatcgataagagacaatactgtgcagctgtattcatagacctggccaaggctttcgactctgtcaatcaccacattcttatcggcagactcaacagccttggtttctcaaatgactgcttcgcctggttcaccaactacttctcagacagagttcagtgtgtcaaatcggagggcctgttgtccggacctctggcagtctctatgggggtggcacagggttaaattctcgggccgactcttttctctgtatacatcaatgatgtcgctcttgctgctggtgattctctgatccacctcgacgcagacgacaccattctgtatacttctggcccttctttggacactgtgttaactaacctccagtcgagcttcaatgccatacaattctccttccgtggcctccaactgctcttaaatgcaagtaaaactaaatgcatgctctacaaccgatcgctaccagcacctgcccgcccgtccagcctcactactctggacggttcggacttaaaatatgtggacatctacaaatacctaggcgtctgcttagactgtaaactctccttccagactcacattaagcatatccaatccaaaattaaatctagaatcggcttcctatttcgcaacaaagcatcaaacataccttcgtaaaactgaccatcctacagatcctggacttcggcgatgtcatttacaaaatagcctcaaacactctactcagcaaattggatgcagtctatcacagtgccatacgttttgtcaccaaagccccatatactacccaccactgcgacctgcatgctctcattggctggccctcgcttcatattcgtcgccaaacctactggctccaggtcatttataagcctttgctaggtaaagccccgccttatctcagctcactggtcaccatagcagcacccacccgtagcacgcgctccagcaggtatatttcactggtcaaccccaaagccaattcctcatttggccgcctttccttccagttctctgctgccaatgactggaacgaattgcaaaaatcactgaagctggagactcatatctcgctcactaact contains:
- the LOC139530160 gene encoding overexpressed in colon carcinoma 1 protein; translated protein: MGCGNSSAASTSGGGPAETSKDLTDESSPDDEKRRNYGGVYVGLPSDMTTVAGSQSKSTDKN